The following nucleotide sequence is from Azospirillum brasilense.
CGCGCTGGTCGACTGCATCCGCAGCTTCGCCGCCGGCTTCATCTTCTCAACCTCCCTGTCGCCGGTTCTCGCCGCCGGGGCGCTGGCCAGCATCCGCTACCTGAAGACCAGCCAGACGGAGCGCGACCGGCACCAGGAGCGCGCGGCGACCCTGAAGCGGCTGATGGCCGAGGCCGGCCTGCCGGTGATGCCGTCGGCCAGCCACATCGTTCCGGTGATGGTCGGCGACGCCCACCGCTGCAAGCGCGCCTCGGACGAGCTGATGGAACGGCACGACATCTACGTCCAGCCGATCAACTACCCGACCGTGCCGCGCGGCGGCGAGCGCCTGCGCTTCACCCCGACCCCGCTGCACAGCGACGCCGAGATGGCGCGTCTCGTCGACGCCCTGCTCGACGTGTGGAGCCGCCTGGACCTGCGTCTGGCGGCGTAAGCCCCACGGCACCCCTCCTCCAGGGAGGAGGGGATTCGGTGATCTCCCGGCGATGATGGCATCGGCGCTCTGGACTTGTGGGCCGGAGCGCCTTACCTTTAGACGTATCTGAGAACGTTTCGCAACGTTCGGTCCGTAAACGTCGACAGCCACCGCCCAGGGGTTCGCCATGTACCGTGACAACTCGCTGATGCCGAAGGAGGCCGTGCGCCTCGCCGTCCTGGGCACGCTGATCCAGAACGGGCCGCAGCGTTACGCCGAACTGGCCGGCGCGCTCCGCCATTTCCTCGACCGCATCGTCGGCCCGTCGCTCGACCTCATGGGCACGTCGCTGGAGATGCTGCGCTACGAGGGGTTGATCGAGGCGCTGGACGGCACCGGCATGGAGGACAACGCCCTGCTCGGCGCGACCGAGGCCGGACGGGCGGAATTCGACACGCTGATGCGCGCCAACGTGCGCGCGCCTTCGGCGGACGGGCTGAACAAGCTGGTCATCGCGCTGAAGCTGCGCTTCCTGCACCTGCTGGACGTCGAGTCGCAGCGCGACCAGATCGACCACCTCGCCTCCCTGTGCGAGACGGAGCTGGCCCGGCTGGGCGACCTGAAGCGGGCGAGTGCGGGAACCGACGGCCATTTCGCCGAATGGCTGGAGCACGACATCGCCCAGGCCGAAGAGCGGCTGAACTGGTTCAACAATCTCCTGTCCCGGTTGTGACCGGCGCGGCGTTTTAGCCGCCTTTCATGCCAACATTTGTTCCGCGTTAGGGTTCTGGTGTAACTTTCGGGGCCATACTGCCTAACCCGAAAGCATAGTCAGGACCCTCTCCCATGGCTTCCAACCTGTCGCCCGACGATCTTGAAGACCGCCTGCGCGTCGAATTCATGGACGACGCCCGCGACCGGCTGGAGGTGATGAACGCCGCCCTGGAAGGCTTGTCCAAGGGCACGCGGGAGGAAAGCGCGGTCATCGGCGTGCTCCGGCTGGAGGCCCACAACTTCAAGGGCATGGGCACCAGCTTCGGCTACCCCACCGTCAGCCTCGTCGCGCACCGCCTGGAGGATTACCTGTCCGGCCTGAAACGGCTGGAACAGCGCGAGTTGAACGACGCGCAGACCTTCGTGGACCGGATCGCCGAGCTGGTGGACCGCGCCGAGCAGCCGCAGGTTGCCGAAACGAACCGGATCATCCGCGCCCTGCCGGTGCGTTACCAGTTCGAGATCACCGACATCCAGATCAGCAACGTCGAGATCATGCTGGTCACCCCGTCCAAGGTCGTCGCCAAGAAGTTGGGCAGTGAACTGGCGGCCTGCGGCTTCCGCACGGTGACGGTCAGCGACCCCATCGAGTCGATCAGTCTCGCCGTTCGCGTCCCGCCGGACATGTTGATCGCGTCGATGGTGATGGACGGCCTGTCCGGCCTGGACCTGATCCGCGGCCTGCGTGCGATGAGCGTCACGCACAATGTGCCGATGGCGCTGCTGACCTCGATGAGCCTGGACAACCCGGCCCTGAAGGAAATCCCGCACGGCGTCTCGGTCATCCGCGTCGGCGAGCATTTCGGCGACGACTTCGCGGCGGTGGTGGCGAAGCACAACCTCGGCTGAGGTGGCTGAACACCGTTGCGGGCAAAAATGACTTCACGGATTTCGCGGATTTAGAGCACGGATTACACGGATTTTTCTTTGATGCTCGCCCAGTAGTGACTTGTCGAGGAGCCCTTGCTGAGCAAGCGATCTAAAAAATCCGTGTAATCCGTGAAAAGATCGGTAAAATCCGTGTAAATCTTGTGATCCCAGCCCGTCACTCGTAACGGGCAACCACCCGCATCAATACAGATGCTGCCCGCCGGTTATGAACATTTCCGTACCGGTGACGTAGCCCGAGTCGGGACCGCACAGGTAGAAGACCACCGCCGCCACATCCTCCGGCGTGCCCATGCGCTTCAGCGGGATGCGCGGGATCAGCACGTCGTATTCCGGCCCGGTCATGGCCGTCTCGATCTCGCCCGGCGCCACGGCGTTGACGCGCACGCCGATCTCGGCGAACTCCACGGCCATCTCACGGGTCAGGCCGGACAGCGCCGCCTTGGAGGTCGAATAGGCCGACCCCGCGAAGGGGTGCACCGAATGGCCGGCGATGGAGGTCACGTTGACGATCGCCCCCTTCGCCCGCGACAGTGGCGCCGCGAAGCCGCGGGCCAGCACCAGCGGAGCGAAGAAGTTCAGCTCGAACACCCGGTGCCATCCTTCGATGGCCCCGTTCAGGCAGCCGAGACGCTCCTTGATCGGCGTCTTGGGCGAAATGCCGGCGTTGTTGATCAACGCGTGCAGCGGCCCGCCGTCCAGCGCCCGGTTGGCCTCCTCCAGGAAGCGGGCGCGGCTGTCCGGATCGGACAGGTCCGTCGGGATGTGGTGGGTCCAGTTCGGATCGCGCCGGCAATGGTCCGGCACCTCCTCGCGGGAACAGGAAATGACCCGCCAGCCCTCGGCGCTGAAGCGCTGCACGGTGGCGTGGCCGATGCCCCGGCTCGCGCCGGTCAGAATGACGGTTTTACGGTGCGGCATGATGTCCGAGGATACCCCGCTTCGCCGCACCGCGCCAGCGCGGCCGTTGCCGGTCAGACCATGCACCGTTGACGGGCGCACCCCACCGCCCAACCTTCAGCCTGAGGCCAACCGTTTCACAGAGTCCAGGAGGACCGCCGACGTGCTCCCCCGTTTGATGGCTGTCCTTCTGCTCTCCGGCAGCCTGTTGGCCGGCCTGGGTGACGCCACCGCGGCGAAGGCCGCCGCCCTGACCAATGCCTGCGTGCCGCCCGGCGGCTGGTCCGACGCCACCGCCCGCCCGCTGAACGCCGCCGATTTGCTGCGCCGCGCCGCGGCCTCGCCCGCCGTGCTGCTGGGAGAGCGGCACGACAACGCCGACCACCACCGCTGGCAGCTTCACAGCCTGGCGGCGCTGCACGCGCTGAACCCTGATCTGGCGGTCGGCATGGAGATGTTCCCGC
It contains:
- a CDS encoding SDR family NAD(P)-dependent oxidoreductase encodes the protein MPHRKTVILTGASRGIGHATVQRFSAEGWRVISCSREEVPDHCRRDPNWTHHIPTDLSDPDSRARFLEEANRALDGGPLHALINNAGISPKTPIKERLGCLNGAIEGWHRVFELNFFAPLVLARGFAAPLSRAKGAIVNVTSIAGHSVHPFAGSAYSTSKAALSGLTREMAVEFAEIGVRVNAVAPGEIETAMTGPEYDVLIPRIPLKRMGTPEDVAAVVFYLCGPDSGYVTGTEMFITGGQHLY
- a CDS encoding response regulator; this encodes MASNLSPDDLEDRLRVEFMDDARDRLEVMNAALEGLSKGTREESAVIGVLRLEAHNFKGMGTSFGYPTVSLVAHRLEDYLSGLKRLEQRELNDAQTFVDRIAELVDRAEQPQVAETNRIIRALPVRYQFEITDIQISNVEIMLVTPSKVVAKKLGSELAACGFRTVTVSDPIESISLAVRVPPDMLIASMVMDGLSGLDLIRGLRAMSVTHNVPMALLTSMSLDNPALKEIPHGVSVIRVGEHFGDDFAAVVAKHNLG